In a genomic window of Tripterygium wilfordii isolate XIE 37 chromosome 8, ASM1340144v1, whole genome shotgun sequence:
- the LOC120003243 gene encoding uncharacterized protein At1g28695-like, protein MDKLKDQTTLIAISFLLLLGAIYLFVYSPSTSNPLFSFQYQNHCQSSNTISTPITGADTLEVALAEASMSNNKTVIIAIVNKAYVEGDRSMLDLFLDGFWVGEDTRGLVDHLLLVAVDQTAFERCEFLRLHCYKLETDGVDFDGEKVYMSDDFIKMMWRRTLFLGEVLKRGYNFIFTDTDVMWLRNPFPRLIQNDSTVDLQISTDAFNGDQWSETNPINTGFYMIISNNKTITLFDSWYAKKDDSAGLKEQDVLNNMIHGGVFQYLGLRVRFLDTLYFSGFCQDSREVRAVTTVHANCCRTINAKVADLTAVIHDWNRFRASSSSTANETSTFSWSKHVACAGSWN, encoded by the exons ATGGACAAACTAAAAGATCAAACGACTCTAATCGCCATTTCATTTCTATTACTTCTTGGTGCAATCTATCTATTCGTCTACTCACCTTCTACTTCCAATCCCTTGTTCTCATTCCAATATCAAAACCATTGCCAATCCTCGAACACAATAAGCACACCGATCACTGGTGCTGATACGCTGGAAGTAGCGCTAGCCGAGGCATCGATGTCAAATAACAAGACTGTTATAATTGCAATTGTGAACAAAGCCTATGTCGAGGGCGATCGATCGATGTTGGATCTGTTTTTGGATGGTTTTTGGGTTGGTGAAGATACGAGGGGATTGGTTGATCACTTGCTATTAGTGGCTGTTGATCAGACGGCGTTCGAGAGATGTGAGTTTCTTCGGCTTCACTGCTATAAGCTTGAGACGGACGGTGTGGATTTTGACGGGGAGAAGGTGTACATGTCGGATGATTTCATTAAGATGATGTGGAGGAGAACTCTGTTTCTTGGAGAAGTACTCAAGCGTGGTTACAACTTCATATTTACG GACACTGATGTGATGTGGCTAAGGAACCCATTTCCAAGGCTGATCCAAAACGACAGTACAGTAGATCTCCAAATCAGTACGGACGCCTTCAACGGCGATCAATGGTCCGAGACCAACCCAATCAACACCGGCTTCTACATGATCATCTCCAACAACAAGACCATAACCTTATTCGACTCCTGGTACGCAAAGAAAGACGACTCTGCTGGGCTCAAAGAGCAAGATGTTCTCAACAATATGATCCATGGAGGGGTGTTCCAATACTTGGGCCTTAGAGTCAGATTCCTGGACACTCTCTACTTCAGTGGGTTTTGTCAAGACAGCAGAGAAGTTAGAGCTGTTACAACCGTCCATGCCAACTGCTGTAGGACTATTAATGCCAAGGTGGCTGATCTGACGGCTGTTATTCATGATTGGAATAGGTTCAGGGCCTCTTCCTCGTCCACTGCCAATGAAACGTCGACGTTTTCTTGGTCAAAGCATGTGGCTTGCGCTGGTTCTTGGAATTAG
- the LOC120004049 gene encoding metacaspase-1-like, which yields MATMSMSVNCSNCHTPLQLPPGTSSIRCLLCHAITQVPRQSSRNQHHHSIQPPATVPSPLNHGVPGPPPSIHGPKRAVICGVSYKNTRHELKGCINDAKYMKYLLLNRFKFPESSIIMLTEEETDPYKLPTKYNIRMALYWLVHGCQPGDSLVFHFSGHGSQQRDYDGDEVDGYDETLCPTDYETQGMIVDDEINATIVRPLPRGVRLHAIIDACHSGTVLDLPFLCRMDRHGKYVWEDHRPQSGMWKGTSGGEVISFSGCDDNQTSADTSALSMITSTGAMTYSFIQAIERGHGTTYGNMLNVMRSTIQNKKNELNGRILTPLLTMLFTGGSFNGLKQEPQLTANESFDVYKKPFSL from the exons ATGGCTACAATGTCGATGTCAGTCAACTGTTCAAATTGCCACACACCATTACAGCTACCACCGGGAACCAGCTCCATCCGCTGTCTGCTCTGCCACGCCATCACACAAGTACCGCGGCAATCTTCCCGCAATCAACATCACCACAGTATACAGCCTCCAGCGACTGTTCCTTCTCCGCTCAACCACGGGGTGCCGGGCCCACCCCCATCCATACACGGGCCCAAGCGAGCTGTGATTTGTGGCGTGTCTTACAAGAACACCAGGCACGAGCTCAAGGGCTGCATTAACGATGCTAAGTACATGAAGTACTTGCTGCTTAATCGGTTCAAATTCCCCGAGTCCTCCATTATCATGCTTACTG AAGAAGAAACTGATCCTTACAAGCTGCCTACCAAATACAACATTAGAATGGCATTGTACTGGCTTGTGCACGGTTGCCAACCTGGAGACTCTCTGGTGTTTCATTTTTCTGGTCATGGTTCACAACAGAGAGATTACGATGGGGATGAAGTCGATGGATATGACGAAACACTGTGTCCGACAGACTATGAAACTCAGGGGATGATTGTTGATGATGAGATAAATGCAACAATTGTCAGGCCTCTTCCTCGTGGCGTTAGGCTTCATGCAATCATAGATGCTTGCCACAGTGGAACAGTGTTAGATTTACCATTTTTATGTAGAATGGACAG ACATGGGAAGTATGTTTGGGAGGATCATCGCCCTCAATCAGGCATGTGGAAAGGAACAAGTGGTGGAGAGGTCATTTCCTTCAGTGGCTGTGATGATAATCAAACCTCTGCTGACACTTCA GCTCTATCAATGATTACATCAACTGGTGCAATGACTTATTCTTTCATCCAAGCCATTGAGCGTGGACATGGAACTACTTATGGGAACATGCTAAATGTGATGCGTTCCACcattcaaaacaagaaaaacgaGCTGAACGGTCGTATTCTGACACCGCTTCTTACCATGCTCTTTACCGGTGGAAGTTTTAATGGGTTGAAACAG GAACCACAATTAACTGCCAATGAGTCATTTGATGTGTACAAAAAACCTTTCTCCTTGTAA
- the LOC120003241 gene encoding pectinesterase PPME1-like gives MSTKNFVSIYAAILTILLISPIVISDDATPIPVDAAQLSGWFTANVKPLADRKATLDPALDAAEAGSKVIKVGTGGEFKTITEAINSIPAGNTKRVIISLGPGEYQEKIKIERTKPFVTLYGAPSDMPTIAFGGTAAEYGTVDSATLIVESDYFVAANIIVKNSAPRPDGKRKGAQAVAARISGDKSAMYNCKLIGFQDTLCDDKGLHLFKDCFITGTVDFIFGNAKSLYLNTEINVIPEEGFTVITAHARQGSEDTGYVFAHCKVTGEGKGAYLGRAWMPNPRVIFAYSDLGSAVAPEGWSDNFKPERANTAFFGEYQSKGAGANPGARAKFTKQLAPPQANEFLSLAFIQASKWLLPPPKV, from the exons ATGTCGACCAAGAATTTTGTTTCCATCTACGCAGCAATCCTAACAATTCTGTTAATCTCCCCAATCGTCATCTCAGATGATGCGACACCGATTCCGGTAGATGCAGCACAATTGAGCGGCTGGTTTACGGCCAATGTCAAGCCATTGGCGGACCGGAAGGCGACCTTAGACCCTGCTCTGGATGCAGCGGAGGCTGGTTCTAAAGTCATTAAGGTTGGAACTGGTGGGGAATTCAAGACTATAACTGAAGCAATCAATAGCATTCCTGCTGGGAACACAAAGCGTGTAATTATCTCACTTGGACCTGGAGAATACCAAGAGAAGATCAAAATTGAACGTACCAAGCCCTTCGTTACATTGTACGGTGCACCTAGTGACATGCCAACGATCGCTTTCGGCGGCACGGCAGCTGAATATGGAACTGTCGATAGCGCTACCTTGATCGTCGAGTCCGATTACTTTGTCGCTGCCAACATCATTGTTAAG AATTCTGCGCCAAGGCCAGACGGGAAGAGAAAGGGAGCACAGGCGGTGGCCGCGAGGATCTCAGGAGACAAATCAGCTATGTATAACTGCAAACTCATCGGATTCCAGGACACATTGTGTGATGACAAGGGCCTTCATCTCTTCAAGGACTGTTTCATTACCGGAACTGTCGATTTCATCTTCGGAAATGCCAAGTCCCTCTATTTG AACACCGAAATAAATGTGATACCAGAGGAAGGATTTACAGTGATAACAGCACACGCAAGACAAGGGTCAGAAGATACTGGATATGTATTTGCGCATTGCAAAGTAACAGGAGAAGGGAAGGGGGCCTACTTGGGAAGAGCATGGATGCCTAATCCCAGAGTCATTTTTGCCTACAGTGACTTGGGCAGCGCCGTCGCTCCTGAGGGATGGAGTGATAACTTCAAACCAGAACGTGCCAA CACGGCTTTCTTTGGGGAATACCAGAGCAAGGGAGCGGGAGCCAACCCTGGTGCAAGGGCCAAGTTCACCAAGCAACTCGCACCTCCTCAGGCCAACGAATTCCTTTCCCTTGCTTTCATTCAGGCCTCCAAATGGCTTCTTCCTCCACCCAAGGTGTAA
- the LOC120004048 gene encoding protein FRIGIDA-like, with product METTSMATNSNFSIDVPLIASVKHEPPSQPPLIQPQLETEPEPELERQDEALVDGDTQDLTIVQPPSQFLESIDELNSFSSLIQTFKLRFDELKNHLDFIQNALDTHSNELPPSPHRPLSQPEQQQQRETQAITQTKGKTEAEAETEVTAEATKQASKSEVQFLCEAMSSRGLRKYIVTRLHDTTKLREEVPAALMCAPNPAKLVLDCIGRFYLQGTKAYTKDSPMIPAREAAILTTEYFLLMDNHVKIEAEVKEEAETGAVAWRKRLISEGGLSQAAEIDARGLLLFVACYGIPTVFKNGDIWNLLRLSNLRRIADALRRSPVLVARVSAIIEGMMKHGMALEAVEVTSALGIDGKFPLQKILISFLHETKEAYKRNRRDSKGFPLLVKEANEKQLDSLKSVIKCLEDQKFDPVKILPGWQIKEKIRKLEKETADLNKKVEDCVNAKRKADVNESSSKKSREAKRSQQLPARHSPMISPLVGGWHEQRAASHLDSQSPYDALIARSSFNGLPGHVNSYPSAASVAYRSGAVPLPESIHGGGGGLHAAGVSSGYGLISSGSYLGTQSHGIVDKDGQVMNNNYTSYGWHGVGETALSDSHRSVGQSIAAHPAGIGGFSRASEGFAGILNSPTPGAANQSSSSDLYSFADVAVEGELYNSSSQQSGPLKHVVSARPYMY from the exons AATTTCAGCATTGACGTTCCCCTTATCGCTTCCGTTAAACATGAGCCACCTTCACAGCCGCCACTGATACAGCCGCAATTGGAAACTGAACCGGAACCGGAACTCGAACGCCAAGACGAAGCCCTTGTGGACGGAGATACGCAAGACCTCACAATTGTGCAACCACCTTCTCAATTTTTAGAATCCATCGACGAACTCAACTCTTTCTCGAGTCTCATCCAAACCTTCAAACTCCGATTCGATGAACTGAAAAACCACCTCGATTTCATCCAAAATGCGCTTGATACACATTCCAATGAACTCCCCCCCTCACCTCATCGACCTCTGTCACAACCAGAACAGCAACAACAACGCGAAACACAAGCTATAACTCAAACTAAAGGAAAAACCGAAGCCGAAGCAGAGACGGAAGTAACGGCCGAGGCAACGAAGCAGGCTTCAAAATCTGAGGTTCAATTTCTATGTGAAGCTATGTCCAGCCGCGGCTTACGTAAGTACATTGTCACCCGCCTCCATGACACCACCAAGCTTCGAGAAGAAGTTCCAGCGGCACTCATGTGCGCCCCCAATCCAGCCAAGCTCGTGTTGGATTGTATTGGGCGCTTTTATCTACAAGGTACCAAAGCATATACCAAGGACTCTCCCATGATTCCTGCGAGGGAAGCGGCCATTTTGACTACGGAATATTTTCTTCTCATGGACAACCATGTTAAAATTGAGGCAGAGGTCAAGGAGGAGGCGGAGACTGGGGCTGTTGCGTGGAGGAAGAGGTTGATTAGTGAGGGTGGTCTTTCTCAGGCTGCTGAGATTGATGCAAGGGGTTTGCTTCTTTTTGTGGCCTGTTATGGAATCCCCACTGTGTTTAAGAACGGGGATATTTGGAATTTGTTACGCTTGAGTAATTTGAGGAGGATTGCCGACGCCCTTCGTCGGTCCCCTGTTCTTGTTGCGAGGGTTTCAG CGATCATTGAAGGAATGATGAAGCATGGAATGGCTCTTGAAGCTGTTGAAGTTACTTCGGCTCTTGGGATAGATGGCAAGTTCCCTCttcagaaaattttgatttctttcttaCATGAGACTAAAGAAGCATATAAGAGAAACAGACGAGATTCGAAAGGTTTCCCTCTCTTAGTG AAAGAAGCAAATGAAAAACAATTAGACTCTCTGAAATCGGTAATAAAGTGTTTGGAAGATCAAAAGTTTGATCCGGTTAAGATTCTTCCAGGATggcaaattaaagaaaagataagaaaactagaaaaagaGACTGCTGATCTAAATAAAAAAGTGGAAGACTGTGTGAATGCAAAGCGGAAAGCTGATGTGAATGAATCCTCGAGTAAAAAGAGTCGAGAAGCAAAACGTTCTCAGCAACTGCCAGCCAGACACTCACCCATGATATCTCCCTTAGTAGGTGGGTGGCACGAGCAAAGGGCTGCCAGTCATCTGGATAGCCAGAGCCCATATGATGctttgatagcaagaagttccTTCAATGGGTTGCCTGGTCATGTCAACAGTTATCCGTCTGCCGCATCTGTGGCATATCGATCTGGTGCAGTACCTTTGCCTGAAAGCATTCATGGAGGTGGCGGTGGCCTGCATGCAGCTGGCGTTTCATCTGGATACGGCCTGATTTCATCAGGTTCATATTTAGGTACACAAAGTCATGGGATTGTTGATAAAGATGGACAGGTGATGAACAATAATTATACATCATATGGATGGCATGGTGTTGGGGAAACAGCATTAAGTGACAGCCACAGGTCAGTGGGACAAAGCATTGCTGCGCATCCCGCGGGCATTGGGGGTTTTTCCAGGGCATCAGAAGGCTTTGCCGGCATTCTGAATTCCCCTACTCCTGGCGCCGCTAACCAGAGTTCATCATCTGATCTGTATTCTTTTGCTGATGTTGCGGTGGAAGGTGAGTTGTATAACAGCAGTTCCCAACAGTCTGGCCCTTTGAAACATGTCGTGTCTGCTCGGCCATACATGTACTAA